From a single Streptomyces misionensis genomic region:
- a CDS encoding TetR family transcriptional regulator, which produces MSHTLGIRQAQKQKTRQAFLDAALALLAEQSLSSLGLREVTRAVGVAPTAFYRHFRSIADLGVALVDEALGSLHPMVRETVATTGDSEERIARGIELIADYVAAHPAHVRFIARERNGGVQPVREAIGGQLDRFAEEVKAELVKDPQTDGWSEADVLMLAHLYVDQMLITASLFLEALEGPAEERERVTRRATRQLRLITIGRDHWLD; this is translated from the coding sequence ATGAGTCACACCCTCGGCATCCGGCAGGCGCAGAAGCAGAAGACCCGGCAGGCGTTCCTCGACGCGGCGCTCGCGCTGCTGGCGGAGCAGAGCCTGAGCAGCCTGGGCCTGCGCGAGGTCACCCGGGCCGTCGGCGTCGCCCCCACCGCCTTCTACCGGCACTTCCGCTCGATCGCCGACCTCGGTGTGGCCCTGGTCGACGAGGCGCTGGGCAGCCTGCACCCGATGGTGCGCGAGACGGTGGCGACGACCGGCGACAGCGAGGAGCGCATCGCGCGCGGCATCGAGCTGATCGCCGACTACGTGGCCGCGCACCCCGCGCACGTGCGGTTCATCGCCCGCGAGCGCAACGGCGGGGTGCAGCCGGTGCGCGAGGCCATCGGCGGCCAACTGGACCGGTTCGCCGAGGAGGTGAAGGCCGAGCTGGTCAAGGACCCGCAGACGGACGGCTGGAGCGAGGCGGACGTGCTGATGCTCGCGCACCTCTACGTCGACCAGATGCTGATCACCGCCTCCCTGTTCCTGGAGGCGCTGGAGGGCCCGGCCGAGGAGCGGGAACGGGTCACCCGGCGGGCCACCCGTCAGCTGCGGCTCATCACCATCGGCCGCGACCACTGGCTGGACTGA
- a CDS encoding DUF4190 domain-containing protein has product MQLTAPATSRTDTPARTRTRDADGMAVASFILGLLGLLVLNLFLGPVAIVLAAVSLWRGTVRRGRAYLGLALGVADLAVLLAAIQMSHTVSWSL; this is encoded by the coding sequence ATGCAACTCACCGCACCGGCCACGAGCCGCACCGACACCCCGGCCCGCACCCGCACCCGCGACGCCGACGGCATGGCCGTCGCGTCCTTCATCCTCGGCCTGCTCGGCCTGCTCGTGCTGAACCTCTTCCTCGGCCCGGTCGCCATCGTCCTGGCCGCCGTCTCCCTGTGGCGCGGCACCGTCCGCCGGGGCCGTGCCTACCTGGGCCTCGCCCTGGGCGTGGCCGACCTCGCGGTCCTGCTGGCCGCGATACAGATGTCCCACACGGTGTCCTGGAGCCTGTGA
- a CDS encoding cysteine desulfurase family protein — MAYLDHAATTPMLPEAAEALTARLGSTGNASSLHASGRQARRTVEESREALAEALGARPSEVVFTSGGTEADNLAVKGLYWSRRAGDPARTRVLSSPVEHHAVLDAVHWLGEHEGATVEYLPVDAHGRVHPEALREAIARNPEDVALATVMWANNEIGTIMPIRELADVAAEFGVPLHADAVQAFGQVPLDFGASGLAAMTVSGHKIGGPYGIGALLLGREHTPVPVLHGGGQERHVRSGTLDVPAIASFAVAGRIAAARQERFASEVGALRDRLADAVRAAVPDAILGGDPAPGGRLPANAHFTFPGCEGDSLLLLLDAQGIECSTGSACTAGVAQPSHVLLATGVDPDLARGTLRFSLGHTSTEADVTAVAEAIGPAVERARAAGLT, encoded by the coding sequence ATGGCTTACCTCGACCACGCCGCGACCACCCCCATGCTCCCGGAGGCGGCAGAGGCTCTGACCGCCCGGTTGGGCAGCACGGGCAACGCCTCCTCCCTGCACGCCTCCGGCCGCCAGGCCCGCCGTACGGTCGAGGAATCCCGCGAGGCCCTCGCGGAAGCGCTCGGCGCCCGCCCCAGCGAGGTCGTCTTCACCTCCGGCGGCACCGAGGCCGACAACCTCGCCGTGAAGGGCCTGTACTGGTCCCGCCGCGCCGGCGACCCCGCCCGCACCCGCGTGCTGTCCAGCCCCGTCGAGCACCACGCCGTCCTCGACGCCGTGCACTGGCTCGGCGAGCACGAGGGCGCCACCGTCGAGTACCTGCCCGTCGACGCCCACGGCCGCGTCCACCCCGAGGCCCTGCGCGAGGCCATCGCCCGCAACCCCGAGGACGTCGCCCTGGCCACCGTGATGTGGGCCAACAACGAGATCGGCACCATCATGCCGATCCGCGAACTGGCCGACGTCGCCGCCGAGTTCGGTGTCCCGCTGCACGCCGACGCGGTCCAGGCCTTCGGGCAGGTCCCGCTGGACTTCGGCGCCTCGGGCCTGGCCGCGATGACCGTCTCGGGCCACAAGATCGGCGGCCCCTACGGGATCGGCGCCCTGCTGCTCGGCCGCGAGCACACCCCGGTCCCCGTGCTGCACGGCGGCGGCCAGGAGCGGCACGTGCGCTCCGGCACCCTGGACGTCCCCGCCATTGCCTCCTTCGCCGTCGCCGGCCGGATCGCCGCGGCGCGCCAGGAGCGGTTCGCGAGTGAAGTCGGCGCGCTGCGCGACCGGTTGGCGGACGCCGTGCGCGCCGCCGTGCCGGACGCGATCCTCGGTGGCGACCCCGCGCCCGGCGGGCGGCTGCCCGCCAACGCGCACTTCACCTTCCCCGGCTGCGAGGGCGACTCCCTGCTGCTCCTGCTGGACGCCCAGGGGATCGAGTGCTCCACCGGCTCCGCCTGCACCGCGGGCGTCGCCCAGCCCAGCCACGTCCTGCTCGCCACCGGGGTGGACCCGGACCTGGCCCGCGGCACCCTGCGCTTCTCGCTCGGCCACACCTCCACCGAGGCGGACGTGACCGCGGTCGCCGAGGCCATCGGCCCGGCGGTGGAACGCGCCCGGGCGGCCGGTCTCACCTGA
- the mnmA gene encoding tRNA 2-thiouridine(34) synthase MnmA produces MTETSQRPLRVLAAMSGGVDSAVAAARAAEAGHDVTGVHLALSANPQSFRTGARGCCTIEDSRDARRAADVIGIPFYVWDLADRFREDVVEDFVAEYEAGRTPNPCLRCNEKIKFAALLDKALALGFDAVCTGHYAKVIVREDGSRELHRASDMAKDQSYVLGVLDEKQLAHAMFPLGDTVTTKEEIRAEAERRGLAVAKKPDSHDICFIADGDTQGFLARRLGKAEGDIVDESGTRLGTHEGAYGFTIGQRKGLRIGTPAPDGKPRYVLDISPVTNTVTVGPAAALDVVGLTAIKPRWCGTAPTGPGTYTAQLRAHGGETEVRAEPVDGELRVTFTEPVRGVAPGQAIVLYDGTRVVGSATIASTTRATAAA; encoded by the coding sequence ATGACTGAGACCTCGCAGCGCCCCCTCCGCGTCCTCGCCGCCATGTCCGGCGGGGTGGACTCCGCCGTCGCCGCCGCGCGTGCCGCGGAAGCCGGCCATGACGTCACCGGCGTCCATCTCGCGCTCTCCGCGAACCCCCAGTCCTTCCGCACCGGCGCGCGGGGCTGTTGCACCATCGAGGACTCCCGCGACGCCCGCCGCGCCGCCGACGTCATCGGCATCCCCTTCTACGTCTGGGACCTCGCCGACCGCTTCCGCGAGGACGTCGTGGAGGACTTCGTCGCCGAGTACGAGGCCGGCCGCACCCCCAATCCCTGCCTGCGCTGCAACGAGAAGATCAAGTTCGCAGCGCTGCTCGACAAGGCGCTGGCCCTCGGCTTCGACGCCGTCTGCACCGGCCACTACGCCAAGGTGATCGTCCGCGAGGACGGCTCCCGCGAGCTGCACCGCGCCTCCGACATGGCCAAGGACCAGTCGTACGTCCTCGGCGTGCTGGACGAGAAGCAGCTCGCGCACGCGATGTTCCCGCTCGGCGACACGGTCACCACCAAGGAGGAGATCCGCGCCGAGGCCGAGCGCCGGGGCCTCGCGGTCGCCAAGAAGCCCGACTCGCACGACATCTGCTTCATCGCCGACGGCGACACCCAGGGCTTCCTCGCCCGGCGGCTCGGCAAGGCCGAGGGCGACATCGTGGACGAGTCCGGCACCCGGCTGGGCACGCACGAGGGCGCGTACGGCTTCACGATCGGCCAGCGCAAGGGACTGCGCATCGGCACCCCGGCCCCCGACGGCAAGCCCCGCTACGTCCTCGACATCTCCCCGGTGACCAACACGGTCACCGTCGGCCCGGCCGCCGCCCTGGACGTGGTGGGCCTGACCGCGATCAAGCCCCGCTGGTGCGGCACCGCCCCCACCGGCCCCGGCACCTACACCGCCCAGCTGCGCGCGCACGGCGGCGAGACCGAGGTGCGCGCCGAACCGGTCGACGGCGAACTGCGCGTCACCTTCACCGAACCGGTCCGCGGCGTCGCCCCCGGCCAGGCGATCGTGCTCTACGACGGCACCCGCGTGGTCGGCTCGGCGACGATCGCCTCCACCACCCGGGCGACGGCGGCGGCGTGA
- a CDS encoding alpha/beta fold hydrolase codes for MDNKTTSRDGTSLAYRVTGEGPVVILVSGAMSTGGTLAPLAERLAGRVTAVVYDRRGRGASGDTKPYEVAREVEDLAALLAAVGGEAALFGVSSGGALVLDALADGLPVTRAAVYEVPYADHLAGGAEREAVYKENLNRALAEGRRGDAVELFLRLTGLGEEVIQRARQSPMWPGMEAAAPSLAYDDAVMADGLLPRDRLAAVPVPLLALAGGASPEWMRRACRDIADAVPRGECRVLEGQTHMVEPDVLGPVLADFLTS; via the coding sequence ATGGACAACAAGACGACTTCCCGCGACGGCACCTCTCTCGCGTACCGGGTGACGGGCGAGGGGCCCGTGGTGATCCTGGTGAGCGGCGCGATGTCCACCGGCGGCACGCTGGCCCCCCTGGCCGAGCGGCTCGCCGGCCGGGTGACGGCCGTCGTCTACGACCGCCGGGGCCGCGGCGCGAGCGGCGACACGAAGCCGTACGAGGTGGCGCGCGAGGTCGAGGACCTGGCCGCGCTGCTGGCCGCGGTGGGCGGCGAGGCGGCGCTGTTCGGGGTCTCCTCGGGCGGGGCGCTGGTGCTGGACGCGCTGGCGGACGGCCTGCCGGTCACCCGGGCCGCGGTGTACGAGGTGCCGTACGCGGACCATCTGGCGGGCGGCGCCGAGCGGGAGGCCGTCTACAAGGAGAACCTGAACCGGGCGCTCGCGGAGGGCCGGCGCGGGGACGCGGTGGAGCTGTTCCTGCGGCTCACCGGGCTCGGCGAGGAGGTGATCCAGCGCGCCCGCCAGTCCCCCATGTGGCCCGGCATGGAGGCGGCCGCGCCGAGCCTCGCCTACGACGACGCCGTCATGGCCGACGGCCTGCTCCCCCGCGACCGGCTGGCCGCCGTCCCCGTGCCCCTGCTGGCGCTCGCGGGCGGCGCGAGCCCGGAGTGGATGCGCCGGGCCTGCCGGGACATCGCGGACGCGGTGCCCCGGGGCGAGTGCCGGGTCCTGGAGGGCCAGACCCACATGGTCGAACCGGACGTCCTGGGTCCGGTCCTGGCCGACTTCCTCACGTCGTAG
- a CDS encoding DUF427 domain-containing protein, with protein sequence MAEGHTITIEPGERHVRVVHGDQVLAETDRPLLLRETGCPVRYYIPAEDVRLDLLTPSRTHTVCPFKGTASYWSLPDAPDLAWAYPDPKPEVAPIKDHLCFYDVDVS encoded by the coding sequence ATGGCCGAAGGACACACCATCACCATCGAACCCGGCGAGCGGCACGTGCGCGTGGTGCACGGCGACCAGGTGCTCGCGGAGACCGACCGCCCGCTGCTGCTGCGCGAGACGGGCTGCCCGGTGCGGTACTACATCCCGGCCGAGGACGTGCGCCTCGACCTGCTGACCCCCTCGCGGACGCACACGGTCTGCCCGTTCAAGGGCACGGCGTCCTACTGGTCGCTGCCGGACGCGCCCGATCTGGCCTGGGCCTACCCGGATCCGAAGCCGGAGGTCGCGCCGATCAAGGACCACCTCTGCTTCTACGACGTCGACGTGTCGTGA
- a CDS encoding TIGR00730 family Rossman fold protein codes for MNICVFLSAADLDERYTRPAREFAKLIGKGGHSLVWGGSDVGLMKVVADGVEEAGGRLVGVSVEFLANKTRPGADEMVIAPDLAERKKLLLEKADAVVIMVGGTGTLDEATEILELKKHGRTHKPVVLLNTAGFYDGLREQFRRMEDEGFLPRPLADLVFFAEEPVGAMAYLEEQTGTR; via the coding sequence ATGAACATCTGCGTCTTCCTGTCCGCCGCCGACCTCGACGAGCGCTACACCCGTCCCGCCCGCGAGTTCGCGAAACTGATCGGCAAGGGCGGCCACAGCCTGGTGTGGGGCGGCTCCGACGTCGGTCTGATGAAGGTCGTCGCCGACGGCGTGGAGGAGGCCGGCGGCCGCCTGGTGGGCGTGTCCGTGGAGTTCCTGGCCAACAAGACGCGGCCCGGCGCCGACGAGATGGTGATCGCCCCCGACCTCGCCGAGCGCAAGAAGCTGCTCCTGGAGAAGGCCGACGCCGTGGTCATCATGGTGGGCGGCACCGGCACCCTGGACGAGGCCACCGAGATCCTGGAGCTGAAGAAGCACGGCCGCACCCACAAGCCCGTGGTGCTGCTGAACACCGCCGGGTTCTACGACGGCCTGCGCGAGCAGTTCCGCCGCATGGAGGACGAGGGCTTCCTGCCGCGCCCCCTGGCCGACCTGGTGTTCTTCGCCGAGGAGCCGGTCGGGGCGATGGCCTACCTGGAGGAGCAGACGGGCACCCGCTGA
- a CDS encoding SDR family oxidoreductase, translating into MAGMATHVITGAGSGIGAAVARRLHARGDELVLHARDAGRAKDLAAEFPGARTLVGDLAEPDRLSWAFSHQTLPDRVDSLLHIAGVVDLGGIGELTPKSWHHQLGVNLVAPAELTRLLLPQLRASRGHVLFVNSGAGLNANAGWGAYAASKHGLKALADALRQEEHAAGVRVTSVYPGRTASPMQAKVHQQEGKEYDAGQWIDPESVATTILMALDLPRDAEVNDLTVRPGR; encoded by the coding sequence ATGGCGGGTATGGCTACACATGTGATCACCGGGGCCGGTTCCGGCATCGGCGCGGCCGTCGCCCGCCGCCTGCACGCGCGCGGCGACGAACTCGTCCTGCACGCCCGCGACGCGGGCCGCGCCAAGGACCTGGCCGCCGAGTTCCCCGGCGCCCGCACCCTGGTCGGCGACCTCGCGGAACCGGACCGGCTCTCCTGGGCGTTCTCCCACCAGACCCTGCCCGACCGGGTGGACTCCCTGCTGCACATCGCCGGTGTGGTGGACCTCGGCGGGATCGGCGAGCTGACCCCGAAGTCCTGGCACCACCAGCTCGGCGTCAACCTGGTCGCGCCCGCCGAGCTGACCCGGCTGCTGCTGCCCCAGCTGCGCGCCTCCCGCGGTCACGTCCTCTTCGTCAACTCCGGGGCCGGCCTGAACGCCAACGCCGGCTGGGGCGCCTACGCCGCCTCCAAGCACGGTCTCAAGGCCCTCGCCGACGCGCTGCGCCAGGAGGAGCACGCCGCCGGCGTCCGCGTCACCTCCGTCTACCCCGGCCGCACCGCCAGCCCCATGCAGGCCAAGGTGCACCAGCAGGAGGGCAAGGAGTACGACGCCGGCCAGTGGATCGACCCGGAATCGGTCGCCACGACCATCCTCATGGCCCTCGACCTGCCCCGTGACGCCGAGGTCAACGACCTGACGGTACGCCCGGGCCGCTGA
- a CDS encoding methionine synthase, with protein MSENSVFRFAGATGVGSMPGGDAREAAKTVTGSFEDFPFLAELPARGPGADMIGRTAGMLVELYARVEPSGWRLGDRPGRDTRRAWSFLREDLDALEEFTQGYEGDLKVQAVGPWTLAAALELRGGEAALSDAGACRDLAASLAEGLRLHLAEVRRRVPGARIVLQLDEPSLTAVLRGQVRTASGYRTHRAVDRQTVEATLREVIGAHPGGPVAVHSCAPDVPFALLRRAGADAISFDFALLTERDDEAIGEAVEGGTRLFAGVVPGTDGPLSDPAGSVMGVRTLWRRLGLHPGLLAEAVTLTPACGLAGASPAYARQALAHCVRAARSLADNPE; from the coding sequence GTGAGCGAAAACAGCGTGTTCAGGTTCGCCGGGGCCACCGGAGTCGGGTCCATGCCCGGCGGGGACGCCCGGGAGGCCGCCAAGACCGTCACCGGGTCCTTCGAGGACTTCCCGTTTCTGGCCGAGCTGCCCGCCCGGGGCCCCGGCGCCGACATGATCGGCCGCACCGCCGGGATGCTGGTCGAGCTGTACGCGCGCGTGGAACCCAGCGGCTGGCGGCTCGGGGACCGGCCCGGCCGGGACACCCGCCGGGCGTGGTCGTTCCTGCGCGAGGACCTGGACGCCCTCGAGGAGTTCACCCAGGGGTACGAGGGCGATCTGAAGGTGCAGGCGGTCGGGCCCTGGACGCTCGCCGCCGCCCTGGAGCTGCGCGGCGGCGAGGCCGCCCTCTCGGACGCCGGCGCCTGCCGGGACCTCGCCGCCTCCCTCGCCGAGGGACTGCGGCTGCACCTCGCCGAGGTCCGGCGCCGCGTCCCCGGCGCCCGGATCGTGCTCCAGCTCGACGAGCCCTCCCTCACCGCCGTGCTGCGCGGACAGGTCCGCACCGCCAGCGGCTACCGCACCCACCGCGCAGTCGACCGACAGACCGTGGAGGCCACCCTGCGCGAGGTGATCGGCGCCCACCCCGGCGGACCCGTGGCCGTCCACTCCTGCGCCCCCGACGTGCCGTTCGCGCTGCTGCGCCGGGCCGGGGCCGACGCGATCTCCTTCGACTTCGCGCTCCTCACCGAGCGTGACGACGAGGCGATCGGCGAGGCCGTGGAGGGCGGTACCCGCCTGTTCGCCGGTGTCGTGCCGGGCACGGACGGCCCATTGTCAGACCCTGCCGGTAGCGTCATGGGTGTCAGGACGTTGTGGCGCAGGCTGGGGCTGCACCCGGGGCTGCTCGCCGAGGCGGTCACCCTCACCCCGGCGTGCGGTCTCGCGGGCGCTTCCCCCGCCTACGCGCGCCAGGCGCTCGCCCACTGCGTCCGGGCGGCGAGATCCCTCGCGGACAACCCAGAGTAA
- the ligA gene encoding NAD-dependent DNA ligase LigA, with protein sequence MAGDKQAETTAVPAEARDRHAQLAEQVEEHRFRYYVKDAPVISDAEFDQLLKSLEALEEQYPELRSPDSPTQKVAGSYQTEFTAVEHRQRMLSLDNTFNDDELAAWADRIARELGDQEYHFLCELKVDGLAVNLTYEHGRLTRAATRGDGRTGEDITPNVRTIAEIPDRLRGDDVPDLVEIRGEVYFPMEKFLELNERLVAAGDKPFANPRNAAAGSLRQKDPRVTATRPLHMVVHGIGALEGFTGMTRLSQAYDLLKTWGMPTSPHNRVVDGLDGVRQFIAYYGENRHSVEHEIDGVVVKLDELRLQGRLGSTARAPRWAIAYKYAPEEVNTKLIDIKVGVGRTGRVTPYAQVEPVTVAGSEVEFATLHNQEVVKAKGVLIGDTVVIRKAGDVIPEILGPVVDLRDGGEREFVMPGECPECGTPLRPMKEGDIDLRCPNARTCPAQLRERVSYLAGRECLDIEHFGEVAAAALTRPLEPADPPLVDEGDLFDLTVEKLLPIKAYVLDQDSGLPKRDPKTGEEKVVTVFANQKGEPKKNTLALLENIEAAKSRPLARFLNGLSIRHVGPVAAQALAREFRSVDRIEQATEEELAATDGVGPIIAAAVKEWFAEEWHREIVRKWKAAGVPLEEQVSEEAEGPRPLEGLTVVVTGTLEKFTRDGAKEALQRRGAKVTGSVSKKTSFVVVGDNPGSKYDKAVQSKVPVLDEDGFGVLLEQGPEAAAEVALPTEE encoded by the coding sequence GTGGCCGGCGACAAGCAGGCGGAGACGACGGCGGTGCCCGCAGAGGCCCGCGACAGGCACGCGCAGCTGGCGGAGCAGGTCGAGGAGCACCGCTTCCGGTACTACGTGAAGGACGCTCCCGTCATCAGCGACGCGGAGTTCGACCAGCTCCTGAAGTCCCTGGAGGCCCTGGAGGAGCAGTACCCGGAACTGCGCAGTCCCGACTCGCCCACCCAGAAGGTGGCCGGGTCGTACCAGACGGAGTTCACCGCGGTCGAACACCGCCAGCGCATGCTCTCCCTCGACAACACCTTCAACGACGACGAGCTGGCCGCCTGGGCCGACCGCATCGCCCGTGAACTCGGCGACCAGGAGTACCACTTCCTGTGCGAGCTGAAGGTCGACGGCCTCGCGGTCAACCTCACCTACGAGCACGGCCGCCTCACCCGCGCCGCCACCCGCGGCGACGGCCGCACCGGCGAGGACATCACCCCCAACGTGCGGACCATCGCGGAGATCCCCGACCGGCTGCGCGGCGACGATGTGCCGGACCTGGTGGAGATCCGCGGCGAGGTCTACTTCCCGATGGAGAAGTTCCTCGAACTCAACGAGCGCCTGGTCGCGGCCGGCGACAAGCCCTTCGCCAACCCCCGCAACGCGGCGGCCGGTTCGCTGCGCCAGAAGGACCCCCGCGTCACCGCCACCCGCCCGCTGCACATGGTGGTGCACGGCATCGGCGCCCTGGAGGGGTTCACCGGCATGACCCGCCTCTCCCAGGCGTACGACCTGCTGAAGACGTGGGGCATGCCCACCTCCCCGCACAACCGGGTGGTCGACGGCCTCGACGGCGTGCGGCAGTTCATCGCCTACTACGGCGAGAACCGCCACTCGGTGGAACACGAGATCGACGGCGTCGTCGTCAAGCTGGACGAGCTGCGCCTCCAGGGCCGCCTCGGCTCCACCGCGCGGGCGCCCCGCTGGGCCATCGCCTACAAGTACGCGCCGGAGGAGGTCAACACCAAGCTCATCGACATCAAGGTGGGCGTCGGCCGCACCGGCCGGGTCACGCCGTACGCCCAGGTCGAGCCGGTCACGGTGGCGGGCAGCGAGGTCGAGTTCGCCACCCTGCACAACCAGGAGGTCGTCAAGGCCAAGGGCGTCCTCATCGGGGACACGGTCGTCATCCGCAAGGCCGGTGACGTGATCCCGGAGATCCTCGGCCCGGTGGTCGACCTCAGGGACGGCGGCGAGCGGGAGTTCGTGATGCCGGGCGAGTGCCCCGAGTGCGGCACCCCGCTGCGGCCCATGAAGGAGGGCGACATCGACCTCCGCTGCCCCAACGCCCGTACGTGTCCCGCCCAGTTGCGCGAGCGGGTCTCCTATCTGGCGGGCCGGGAGTGCCTGGACATCGAGCACTTCGGCGAGGTGGCCGCCGCCGCGCTCACCCGCCCGCTGGAGCCGGCCGACCCGCCGCTGGTGGACGAGGGCGACCTGTTCGACCTGACGGTCGAGAAGCTGCTCCCCATCAAGGCGTACGTCCTGGACCAGGACAGCGGACTGCCCAAGCGCGATCCCAAGACGGGCGAGGAGAAGGTCGTCACCGTCTTCGCCAACCAGAAGGGCGAGCCGAAGAAGAACACCCTGGCCCTGCTGGAGAACATCGAGGCGGCCAAGTCCCGCCCGCTCGCCCGGTTCCTGAACGGACTGTCCATCCGGCACGTCGGACCGGTCGCCGCGCAGGCCCTCGCCCGCGAGTTCCGCTCCGTCGACCGAATCGAACAGGCCACCGAAGAGGAGCTGGCGGCCACCGACGGCGTCGGCCCGATCATCGCCGCGGCGGTCAAGGAGTGGTTCGCGGAGGAGTGGCACCGGGAGATCGTGCGCAAGTGGAAGGCCGCGGGCGTCCCGCTGGAGGAGCAGGTCAGCGAGGAGGCGGAGGGTCCGCGTCCGCTGGAGGGGCTCACCGTCGTGGTCACCGGCACCCTGGAGAAGTTCACCCGGGACGGCGCCAAGGAGGCGCTGCAGCGCCGGGGCGCCAAGGTGACCGGCTCGGTCTCCAAGAAGACGTCGTTCGTCGTCGTGGGTGACAACCCGGGCTCGAAGTACGACAAGGCCGTGCAATCGAAGGTGCCGGTGCTCGACGAGGACGGATTCGGCGTCCTGTTGGAGCAGGGTCCCGAGGCCGCGGCCGAAGTGGCGCTTCCGACCGAGGAGTAG